Proteins co-encoded in one Nitrospinota bacterium genomic window:
- a CDS encoding zinc ribbon domain-containing protein: MPIYEYQCPHCETSREVTHGMAESPKVKCPDCRRTMKRVISSNSFQLKGDGWFKTSGSYAKTGAANTGGDKSGGAKKAES, translated from the coding sequence ATGCCCATTTACGAATATCAATGTCCCCATTGTGAAACCAGCCGGGAAGTTACCCACGGCATGGCCGAATCCCCCAAGGTGAAATGCCCCGATTGCCGGAGAACCATGAAGCGGGTGATTTCCTCCAACTCTTTCCAGCTTAAAGGGGACGGTTGGTTTAAAACCTCCGGCAGCTATGCCAAGACCGGCGCCGCCAACACTGGCGGTGACAAGTCCGGCGGCGCCAAGAAGGCCGAAAGCTGA
- a CDS encoding branched-chain amino acid transaminase: protein MTAPKSDFIWMDGALVPWEQANVHLLTHTLHYGTGVFEGVRCYKTAKGPAVFRHREHMARLAASAHILGYELPYSVEELMRAVRLTIRENRLEECYIRPIAWLGTENRGLNPKGLKVHVGVAVWPWGKYLGDDAANTGIRVTVSSFTRHHPNITMSKAKATGIYINSVLAKQEAVRMGFDEAILLDPFGNVAEGSGENIFVVRNGKIKTPPAISVLEGITRDSVMQIASDLGIPLAEQLFPRDEMYIADEIFLTGTAAEITPVREVDHRKVGSGAVGPVTRKIYDTFFDAIQGRNEKYLAWLDIL from the coding sequence ATGACAGCTCCCAAAAGCGATTTTATCTGGATGGACGGCGCGCTGGTTCCGTGGGAACAGGCGAACGTGCATCTGCTGACGCATACATTGCATTACGGCACCGGTGTGTTTGAAGGGGTGCGCTGCTACAAGACCGCCAAAGGCCCCGCCGTGTTCCGCCATCGTGAGCATATGGCGCGGCTGGCCGCTTCGGCGCACATCCTGGGATACGAGTTGCCCTACAGCGTGGAAGAGCTGATGCGGGCGGTGCGCCTGACCATCCGCGAAAACAGGCTGGAAGAGTGTTATATCCGCCCCATTGCCTGGCTTGGAACCGAAAACAGGGGTTTAAATCCGAAGGGGCTGAAGGTGCATGTGGGTGTGGCGGTCTGGCCCTGGGGGAAATACCTGGGGGACGACGCCGCCAACACCGGCATCCGCGTGACGGTGAGTTCTTTCACCCGGCATCACCCGAACATCACGATGAGCAAGGCCAAAGCGACCGGCATCTACATCAATTCCGTGCTGGCGAAGCAGGAGGCGGTGCGGATGGGTTTTGACGAGGCGATTTTGCTCGACCCGTTCGGCAACGTGGCCGAAGGGAGCGGCGAGAACATTTTTGTCGTGCGCAACGGCAAAATCAAGACCCCGCCCGCGATCAGCGTGCTGGAAGGGATCACCCGCGACAGCGTGATGCAAATCGCGTCCGACCTGGGGATACCGCTGGCGGAGCAGCTTTTCCCGCGCGACGAGATGTACATCGCCGATGAAATATTCCTCACCGGCACCGCCGCCGAGATCACGCCGGTGCGCGAAGTGGATCACCGGAAGGTGGGGAGCGGCGCGGTGGGCCCGGTTACGCGGAAGATTTACGATACGTTTTTTGACGCCATTCAGGGACGGAACGAAAAGTATCTGGCGTGGCTTGACATTTTGTAA